Proteins from a genomic interval of Bacteroidia bacterium:
- a CDS encoding lysoplasmalogenase, translated as MGQARYEKSVFNRWTWVYAVVCFLEIFAEILLEFDNEFGYQLRLLTKPLVMPVLAMGFYKSLVPNFQSADWSLLAGLLLSWAGDVLLMPPFRIFALGLFAFLMAHIAYSHAFFKSMPKISWNSLHFLPGVILFLIAVYTIVPHVIDIKIPVISYVLVISIMFSMALVHHLNYSFLSGLLGAFFFVVSDYILAWALFVNSFAWSRLFVMGFYLLAQWLIVRGVLTTKYSN; from the coding sequence ATGGGCCAAGCCAGATATGAAAAATCGGTTTTTAATCGGTGGACTTGGGTTTATGCAGTAGTTTGTTTCTTAGAAATTTTTGCGGAAATTTTATTAGAGTTTGATAATGAATTTGGCTATCAACTTCGGTTACTGACAAAGCCTTTGGTAATGCCCGTTTTAGCAATGGGTTTTTACAAAAGCTTAGTTCCTAATTTTCAATCAGCAGATTGGTCGTTATTAGCCGGCTTACTTCTTTCTTGGGCTGGGGATGTACTTTTAATGCCCCCATTTCGGATTTTTGCCTTAGGTCTTTTTGCTTTTTTGATGGCTCATATAGCGTATTCTCATGCCTTTTTTAAAAGTATGCCCAAAATATCTTGGAATAGCTTGCATTTTCTACCGGGAGTTATTCTATTCTTAATTGCTGTTTATACCATTGTACCACATGTTATTGATATAAAAATCCCTGTAATATCTTATGTATTAGTCATTTCCATAATGTTTTCTATGGCTTTGGTGCATCACTTGAATTATAGTTTTTTAAGTGGCTTGCTGGGGGCATTCTTTTTTGTGGTTTCTGATTATATTCTGGCTTGGGCACTTTTTGTAAATAGCTTTGCTTGGAGCCGCTTGTTCGTTATGGGTTTTTATTTGCTGGCACAATGGTTAATTGTTCGGGGCGTACTTACGACCAAGTATTCAAACTGA
- the hpt gene encoding hypoxanthine phosphoribosyltransferase: MQIKDKQFKILFTHNQIDSRIAEFARELNQQYTDSQTIPVLIPVLTGAYRFFSDLFVKLTFPYEVRFAKLSSYGSGMASQNEVITNFPIQPEIKNREVIVIEDVVDTGLTLDVLHYQLQDMQPASMRIASLLFKPSAFRGIHKPDWAGFEISDLFVVGYGMDYAEQGRYLSDIYQLDGPSQI; encoded by the coding sequence ATGCAGATTAAAGATAAACAGTTTAAGATTTTATTCACTCATAATCAGATAGATAGCCGTATAGCTGAATTTGCCCGAGAGCTAAATCAACAATATACAGATAGCCAAACTATTCCTGTTTTAATTCCGGTATTAACCGGAGCCTATCGTTTTTTTAGTGACTTATTTGTGAAGTTGACTTTTCCGTATGAAGTTCGTTTTGCAAAACTATCTTCATATGGTTCTGGAATGGCTTCGCAAAATGAAGTTATTACCAACTTTCCCATTCAGCCTGAAATAAAAAACAGGGAAGTTATTGTTATTGAGGACGTTGTGGATACCGGTTTAACCTTAGATGTGCTGCACTACCAATTACAGGATATGCAGCCGGCATCTATGCGAATTGCCTCTTTGTTATTTAAGCCGAGTGCGTTTCGGGGTATCCATAAACCGGATTGGGCTGGGTTTGAAATCTCTGATTTGTTTGTCGTTGGATACGGTATGGATTATGCTGAACAAGGTCGCTATTTATCAGATATTTATCAATTAGATGGGCCAAGCCAGATATGA
- a CDS encoding AAA family ATPase: MENNVPDWVTTFARKYYTRTITQFILYGNTTDFVCTKSNNTLKYSRLRDYLMYDLFRRRDLVVSYDRASGILFREKETGEDFSRSLTAYDTLHGTTFARQLPRDPARALMILDNYFRIRVRDKKRIAFIIEYADTIVPMGTTSNLSPEDRSVLVFLQKWAKDAEFLNADMTIVLVAENLSEINHLLVRNPYTCEIEIPYPNEKERSEYISYCIQEFPNIPTLLEMPPDILANHTAGINLVHLKTLLYEISENKQPFTFKQLTEKKKTIIESESGGLLEFVETKFTLDNVAGHSQAKGHLRMAAQALKSGHGEVLPMGYLVNGPVGTGKTFMVTCFAGEIGIPMLLLKNFRSQWVGVTETNLEKVFKLLEAMTPVAVMIDEADAYLGNRSNSGDSGVSSRVFSMIASFMSNTEHRGKIIWFLLTARPDLMPVDLKRQGRAEEHIALFYPQTVEERKDFFLIMLKKTGLSYLKGEQFNDEFFEKLQINSGADMEAALIRAKFKAIAAGKPQVTPEDVQYAFADFIPPTYPEEIELMNLVAVIECTSKELLPPKYRDLKREEVLEKMQLLKRVIAQREI; encoded by the coding sequence ATGGAAAATAACGTACCGGATTGGGTTACAACGTTTGCACGTAAGTATTACACCAGAACCATTACTCAGTTTATCTTATACGGAAATACCACCGATTTTGTCTGTACAAAAAGTAATAACACTTTAAAATACAGCAGATTGCGGGATTATTTAATGTATGATTTATTTCGCAGGCGGGATTTAGTAGTTTCTTATGACCGTGCCTCCGGTATTTTGTTTCGGGAAAAAGAAACCGGCGAAGACTTTAGTCGTTCTCTTACTGCATACGATACGCTTCATGGAACGACTTTTGCGCGGCAGCTTCCGCGAGACCCCGCCCGCGCACTGATGATTCTGGATAACTACTTCCGAATTAGAGTTCGGGACAAAAAACGGATAGCTTTCATCATCGAATACGCCGACACCATCGTTCCGATGGGAACAACCTCCAACCTAAGCCCAGAAGATAGGTCAGTACTCGTTTTTCTCCAAAAATGGGCTAAAGACGCTGAGTTTTTAAATGCAGATATGACCATTGTCTTGGTTGCCGAAAACCTAAGTGAAATCAACCATCTTTTAGTCAGAAACCCCTACACTTGTGAGATAGAAATTCCTTATCCGAACGAAAAGGAACGCTCTGAATATATCTCTTACTGCATTCAGGAGTTTCCCAATATTCCGACCTTGTTAGAGATGCCACCGGATATTTTGGCTAACCATACTGCCGGAATCAATTTGGTACACCTAAAAACACTACTGTATGAAATTAGTGAAAACAAGCAACCATTTACGTTTAAGCAGCTTACAGAAAAGAAAAAAACTATTATCGAGAGTGAATCCGGCGGCTTATTGGAGTTTGTAGAGACTAAATTCACCTTAGATAACGTTGCCGGCCATTCACAAGCCAAAGGTCATCTTAGAATGGCTGCTCAAGCCTTAAAAAGTGGGCACGGCGAAGTGCTGCCAATGGGCTATCTCGTTAATGGGCCGGTTGGTACCGGAAAGACATTTATGGTAACTTGTTTTGCCGGAGAAATTGGCATTCCGATGCTGCTCCTAAAAAACTTTCGTTCCCAATGGGTTGGTGTTACCGAAACCAACCTTGAAAAAGTATTCAAGCTATTGGAAGCGATGACTCCCGTAGCTGTTATGATTGACGAAGCCGATGCCTACTTAGGTAACCGAAGTAATTCCGGAGACAGCGGCGTAAGCTCAAGGGTTTTCTCCATGATAGCTTCTTTTATGAGCAATACAGAGCATCGAGGAAAAATAATATGGTTTTTATTAACGGCACGCCCGGATTTAATGCCCGTTGACCTCAAAAGACAAGGCCGCGCCGAAGAACACATCGCCTTATTTTACCCACAAACCGTAGAAGAACGCAAAGACTTTTTCCTGATTATGCTGAAAAAAACAGGATTATCATACCTAAAGGGAGAACAATTTAATGACGAGTTCTTTGAAAAACTGCAAATTAACTCAGGCGCAGATATGGAAGCTGCCTTGATTCGTGCTAAATTCAAAGCAATTGCAGCCGGAAAACCCCAAGTAACCCCCGAAGATGTTCAGTATGCGTTTGCTGATTTTATCCCCCCGACATACCCAGAAGAAATTGAGCTTATGAACCTTGTTGCTGTTATCGAATGTACCTCCAAAGAACTGCTTCCCCCTAAGTACAGAGACTTGAAAAGAGAAGAAGTTCTGGAAAAAATGCAACTCTTAAAAAGAGTTATTGCCCAACGCGAAATTTAG
- a CDS encoding biopolymer transporter ExbD translates to MSIQQRNKPTTEFSLASMSDLVFLLLIFFMITSSFVHQAGVKVDLPQSKSEKPSQGQNSVTISADSHFFWNDQQVDKEELPNLIREALKTEDPKKKVITLRADKKVTMEQAAFVIAHIAENKGSVVLATKK, encoded by the coding sequence ATGAGCATTCAACAGCGAAATAAGCCAACAACTGAATTTAGTTTGGCTTCTATGTCTGACTTGGTATTCTTGTTACTCATTTTTTTTATGATAACTTCTTCGTTTGTTCATCAAGCCGGCGTAAAAGTAGATCTACCACAAAGTAAGTCAGAGAAACCCTCGCAGGGGCAAAACAGCGTTACAATATCGGCAGACAGCCACTTTTTTTGGAATGATCAACAGGTTGATAAAGAGGAACTTCCTAATTTAATTCGCGAAGCGCTAAAAACGGAAGACCCCAAGAAAAAAGTTATCACACTTCGTGCTGATAAAAAAGTAACGATGGAGCAAGCTGCCTTCGTGATTGCCCACATCGCCGAAAACAAAGGATCTGTGGTGCTGGCTACCAAAAAATAA
- a CDS encoding MotA/TolQ/ExbB proton channel family protein, translating to MSLLFLQVDSLATAPKEVSVSLFDLVILGGWFMIPIAMLLAWGIYVFIERYLTIRKVNQSPDAFMKQITSFVRGGSLDKAINLCEITDTPFARMVLKGISRLGQPLSEISASIETEAKLEVYRMEKHLSILATVSGAAPMLGFLGTVTGMISAFMQIATLEGNVSPSDLAGGIYEAMLTTAAGLIVGIPAYIGFNFLTTMIGEVIFKMEVTATQFIDLLQEPAK from the coding sequence ATGAGTTTACTGTTTTTGCAGGTAGATAGTTTAGCAACCGCACCCAAAGAAGTTTCCGTAAGTTTATTCGATTTAGTTATCTTAGGCGGGTGGTTTATGATTCCTATAGCGATGCTGCTTGCTTGGGGCATTTATGTGTTTATAGAACGTTATTTAACAATCAGAAAAGTAAATCAAAGCCCGGATGCCTTTATGAAGCAGATTACCAGTTTTGTTCGGGGCGGGTCATTGGATAAAGCTATCAATTTGTGTGAAATAACAGATACTCCATTTGCGCGTATGGTGCTAAAAGGAATCAGCCGTTTAGGGCAGCCGCTATCCGAAATTTCAGCTTCCATAGAAACCGAAGCGAAATTAGAGGTTTATCGTATGGAAAAGCATTTGAGTATTTTGGCAACCGTTTCCGGCGCAGCTCCTATGCTTGGCTTTTTAGGCACCGTAACCGGAATGATATCTGCCTTTATGCAAATCGCTACCTTAGAAGGAAACGTAAGCCCTTCTGACTTAGCGGGCGGGATTTATGAAGCGATGCTTACAACAGCAGCCGGCCTAATAGTCGGAATCCCCGCCTATATTGGGTTTAACTTCCTAACGACCATGATTGGAGAAGTTATTTTTAAAATGGAAGTTACTGCTACACAGTTTATTGACCTTTTACAAGAGCCTGCTAAATGA
- a CDS encoding CTP synthase, protein MNQAPHCKYIFVTGGVTSSLGKGIVSASLAKLLQARGYSVTIQKFDPYINIDPGTLNPYEHGECYVTQDGAETDLDLGHYERFLNTPTSQANNVTTGRIYETVIRRERLGEYGGKTVQVIPHITDEIKRRMLLLGQTGDYEIVITELGGTVGDIESLPYIEAVRQLKNELGSHDCIVIHLTLIPYLAAAQELKTKPTQHSVKLLLESGVQPDMLVCRTEHKLSREIRMKIGQFCNINVNAVIETIDAETIYDVPIILKREQMDRVVLSKLKLPFRHEPDLSSWTDFLNRLKNPKDEVRIGLIGKYIELKDAYKSISESFVHAGAANEIKVHLDFIHSEDINDENADRILGKLQGILVAPGFGHRGIEGKIAATRFARIKKIPFLGICLGMQIAVVEFGRNVIHLEDCNSIEFKPDAANPVITMMEDQKQVTQLGGTMRLGSYRCEIKKDTLAFRIYKKQLIEERHRHRYEFNNAYRAQFEAAGMVMSGINPGNNLVEIIELQNNPFFIACQFHPELRSTVESPHPLFVALVREAYRCKTTTNQPVSH, encoded by the coding sequence ATGAATCAAGCTCCGCATTGTAAATATATTTTTGTAACGGGTGGAGTTACTTCATCCTTAGGTAAGGGTATCGTTTCGGCTTCATTGGCAAAGTTATTGCAGGCACGCGGCTATTCTGTAACCATCCAGAAGTTTGACCCATACATCAATATTGACCCGGGTACGTTAAACCCCTACGAACATGGGGAATGTTATGTAACCCAAGACGGAGCTGAAACTGATTTAGACTTAGGACATTATGAACGTTTTTTGAACACCCCAACGTCTCAAGCCAATAATGTAACTACCGGCAGAATCTATGAAACCGTTATCCGGCGAGAAAGATTGGGAGAATACGGCGGAAAAACTGTTCAGGTAATCCCACATATCACGGATGAAATCAAACGCAGAATGTTACTGCTTGGCCAAACTGGTGATTATGAGATTGTTATCACTGAACTTGGCGGAACAGTAGGCGATATTGAATCATTACCATACATAGAAGCCGTTCGGCAACTGAAAAATGAACTAGGCAGCCATGACTGTATCGTGATTCACCTAACCTTAATTCCTTATTTAGCTGCTGCGCAGGAGCTAAAAACAAAACCTACACAACATTCCGTAAAGCTACTGTTAGAATCCGGCGTGCAGCCGGATATGCTTGTTTGCCGCACAGAGCATAAACTCTCCCGCGAAATCCGAATGAAAATAGGTCAATTCTGCAACATAAATGTCAATGCCGTAATAGAAACCATAGATGCAGAAACCATCTATGACGTTCCCATCATCCTGAAACGGGAGCAAATGGATAGAGTGGTCTTGAGTAAATTAAAGTTACCTTTTCGCCATGAACCGGATTTAAGTTCGTGGACAGACTTCTTAAACCGCTTAAAAAACCCCAAAGATGAAGTACGAATCGGGCTGATTGGCAAATATATAGAACTAAAAGATGCTTACAAATCCATTAGCGAGTCTTTCGTTCACGCCGGAGCAGCTAATGAAATTAAAGTTCATCTGGACTTCATTCATTCTGAAGATATTAATGATGAAAATGCCGATAGGATACTGGGTAAACTACAGGGTATTTTGGTAGCACCCGGCTTTGGCCACCGCGGAATAGAAGGAAAAATAGCCGCAACCCGTTTTGCCAGAATAAAAAAAATCCCTTTCTTAGGAATCTGTCTCGGAATGCAAATAGCCGTAGTAGAATTTGGTAGAAATGTCATTCATCTGGAAGACTGTAATAGCATTGAATTTAAACCAGATGCAGCTAATCCAGTTATTACCATGATGGAGGATCAAAAACAGGTTACACAATTGGGCGGAACAATGCGCTTAGGATCATATCGCTGTGAAATTAAAAAAGACACACTCGCTTTTAGAATCTATAAAAAACAACTGATAGAAGAACGACACCGCCATAGATATGAATTTAACAACGCCTACCGAGCGCAATTTGAAGCTGCCGGAATGGTTATGAGCGGAATTAACCCGGGAAACAACTTAGTGGAAATCATAGAGCTACAAAATAATCCATTCTTTATAGCCTGCCAATTTCACCCTGAATTACGCAGCACCGTAGAATCCCCACATCCGCTATTCGTTGCTTTGGTTAGAGAAGCATATCGCTGTAAAACCACAACGAATCAACCAGTTAGCCATTAA
- a CDS encoding pyruvate carboxylase yields MDFTTPLLIRKILVANRGEIAIRVLRAATELDIHTIAIYTYEDRYSLHRYKADEAYQIGEKDDPLKPYLNIEEIIALAKATGADAIHPGYGFLSENVQFAKRCEESGIIFIGPNSEVMARLGDKISAKKLAAGLQIPLIESSQVSLTTAETALSEAERIGFPVIIKASAGGGGRGMRVIRNPEHLIPAYHEAQREALNAFGDSTVFIEKYVENPKHIEVQILGDKSGNIVHLFERDCSVQRRFQKVVEVAPAPNLSQAIRQLIYGYALKIARSVNYYNAGTVEFLVDQHENVYFIEVNPRIQVEHTVTEVVTGIDIVRSQILIAAGLDFQHPQIYIPNQSSIRCNGFAIQCRITTEDPENQFKPDFGRIIAYRNAGGLGVRLDEGSSYPGVQISPFFDSMLVKVTTSGRTLKGACQRMIRTLREFRIRGVKTNIPFLQNVVNHKSFQKGQANVNFIETHPELFEFVKYYDRGTRTIQYLAEITVNGNPDVGKISPPVFQNPIIPSYNRFENPSSGTKQLLTELGPDKFAAWLCAQKEVFYTDTTLRDAHQSLLATRVRTIDMLSVAESFAHHHPNLFSMEVWGGATFDVSMRFLHEDPWKRLQALRKAVPNMLLQMLTRGSNAVGYAAYPDNLIEKFIEKSWENGIDVFRIFDSLNWLEGMKVSIQAVRKYTGGLAEACICYTGDIFDKNRPKYNLNYYLDLAKRLQDEGAHILGIKDMAGLLKPYSAETLIGELKQHISIPIHLHTHDTSSVQCATYLKAIEAGVHVVDVALASMSGLTSQPNFNSIVEMLKGTPRENPVNIQSLNRFSDYWENVREYYFPFESGLKAGTAEVYVHEIPGGQYSNLKPQAASLGLLEKWETIKNNFKVVNELFGDIVKVTPSSKVVGDMALYMTAQNLTADDIFNKGETLSFPESVKGLFRGEIGQPEGGFPITLQKIILKDEVPFTDRPNAHLKPINFDSDFEQFQQQFGKETAFEDYLSYQFYPKVFQEYHDFQKQFGDLSFLPTPQFLYGLKQDEETVIEIEPGKTIIVKLLYIETPDKQGFRLVHFMLNGQDRSVRVRDKSVLSVEKLNEKADANNPYHIASPLQGKLAKILVQVGDKVEKNQAIFIVEAMKMETTVVTPISGIVAQLKLSAGSLLTTGDLVATLKE; encoded by the coding sequence ATGGACTTTACCACCCCACTTTTGATAAGAAAAATTTTGGTAGCCAATCGTGGTGAAATTGCTATCAGGGTGTTGCGCGCTGCGACAGAATTAGATATTCATACCATTGCAATTTATACTTACGAAGATAGATATTCGTTACACCGTTACAAAGCAGATGAGGCGTATCAAATTGGAGAAAAAGATGACCCGCTCAAACCCTATCTGAATATCGAGGAGATTATCGCTTTGGCAAAAGCCACAGGTGCAGATGCTATCCATCCGGGTTACGGGTTTTTGTCTGAAAATGTACAATTTGCAAAACGCTGTGAAGAAAGCGGGATTATATTCATAGGCCCAAATTCTGAGGTCATGGCTCGTTTAGGGGACAAAATCTCCGCAAAAAAATTAGCTGCCGGATTGCAAATTCCACTTATTGAAAGCAGTCAAGTGTCGCTAACTACCGCAGAAACAGCACTTTCAGAAGCAGAAAGAATTGGTTTTCCGGTGATTATCAAGGCATCGGCAGGCGGTGGCGGGCGTGGTATGCGCGTCATTAGAAATCCAGAACACCTTATCCCAGCCTACCATGAAGCACAACGAGAAGCCCTGAATGCTTTTGGAGACAGTACCGTCTTTATCGAAAAATATGTAGAAAACCCCAAACACATTGAAGTTCAAATATTAGGCGATAAATCCGGAAATATTGTTCATCTTTTTGAGCGGGATTGTTCCGTTCAACGACGGTTTCAAAAAGTAGTAGAAGTAGCTCCTGCTCCTAATTTGAGCCAAGCTATCAGACAGTTGATTTATGGCTATGCGCTCAAAATAGCACGCTCCGTAAATTACTATAACGCCGGAACAGTTGAATTTCTGGTGGACCAACACGAAAACGTTTACTTTATCGAAGTAAATCCCAGAATCCAAGTAGAGCATACCGTAACCGAAGTAGTAACGGGAATAGACATCGTTCGTTCCCAAATATTGATAGCGGCAGGTTTAGACTTTCAGCATCCGCAAATCTATATTCCCAATCAGTCTTCAATTAGATGTAATGGTTTTGCTATTCAATGCCGTATTACTACCGAAGATCCTGAAAATCAGTTTAAGCCGGATTTTGGGCGGATTATAGCCTATCGTAATGCAGGTGGTTTAGGCGTTCGTTTAGATGAAGGAAGTTCGTATCCGGGTGTTCAGATTTCCCCTTTCTTTGATTCCATGCTGGTTAAGGTTACAACCTCCGGCAGAACCCTAAAAGGAGCTTGCCAGCGCATGATCCGTACTTTACGTGAATTCAGAATTCGGGGGGTCAAAACAAATATTCCTTTTCTGCAAAATGTAGTAAACCATAAAAGTTTCCAAAAGGGCCAAGCCAATGTCAATTTTATAGAAACGCACCCGGAGCTATTTGAGTTCGTTAAATACTATGATCGAGGCACTAGGACGATTCAATATTTGGCAGAGATTACCGTAAACGGAAACCCTGATGTTGGCAAAATAAGTCCTCCGGTATTTCAGAATCCAATCATACCGAGCTATAACCGTTTTGAAAATCCTTCTTCCGGGACTAAACAACTATTAACCGAATTAGGGCCGGATAAGTTTGCAGCATGGTTGTGTGCTCAAAAAGAGGTCTTTTATACAGACACAACGCTTCGAGATGCTCATCAATCACTATTGGCGACCCGCGTCCGAACAATTGATATGCTGAGTGTTGCAGAAAGTTTTGCTCATCATCATCCCAATTTATTTTCAATGGAGGTATGGGGTGGAGCAACTTTTGACGTTTCAATGCGTTTTTTGCATGAAGACCCCTGGAAACGCTTGCAAGCACTGCGAAAAGCTGTCCCTAATATGCTGCTGCAAATGCTAACCAGAGGCTCTAACGCTGTTGGCTATGCTGCCTACCCGGATAACTTAATCGAAAAATTTATCGAAAAATCTTGGGAAAACGGAATAGACGTTTTCCGGATTTTTGATTCCTTAAACTGGCTGGAAGGCATGAAGGTCAGCATACAAGCCGTCCGAAAATATACCGGAGGCTTAGCAGAAGCCTGCATTTGTTATACCGGCGATATTTTTGACAAAAACAGACCAAAATATAACCTCAACTACTACTTAGACTTAGCTAAAAGGCTGCAAGACGAAGGGGCACATATTCTCGGAATCAAAGATATGGCCGGCTTGCTAAAACCCTATTCTGCTGAAACCTTGATAGGTGAGTTAAAACAGCATATCAGTATTCCGATTCATCTGCACACACATGATACTTCTTCGGTTCAATGCGCTACTTACCTAAAAGCAATAGAAGCCGGGGTTCATGTGGTAGATGTAGCTCTTGCCTCTATGAGCGGCCTAACTTCTCAACCTAACTTTAACTCCATTGTTGAAATGCTGAAAGGAACTCCCCGCGAAAATCCCGTAAATATCCAGAGTTTAAATAGATTTTCAGATTATTGGGAAAACGTTCGTGAATATTACTTTCCATTTGAATCTGGCCTAAAAGCAGGAACAGCAGAAGTGTATGTCCACGAAATTCCCGGTGGCCAATATTCTAACTTAAAGCCCCAAGCCGCTTCCTTAGGGTTATTAGAAAAATGGGAAACTATCAAAAATAACTTCAAGGTAGTCAATGAATTATTTGGAGACATCGTTAAGGTAACTCCCTCATCTAAGGTTGTGGGCGATATGGCTTTGTATATGACAGCCCAAAACTTAACTGCCGATGATATTTTCAATAAAGGAGAAACCCTCTCTTTTCCTGAATCCGTAAAGGGATTATTCCGGGGCGAAATTGGCCAACCCGAAGGAGGTTTCCCTATCACATTGCAAAAAATCATCCTCAAAGACGAAGTTCCCTTTACCGATAGACCCAATGCCCACCTAAAACCCATTAACTTTGATAGCGATTTTGAGCAGTTTCAACAGCAATTTGGAAAAGAAACCGCTTTTGAAGATTATCTTTCATATCAGTTTTACCCAAAAGTATTTCAGGAATACCATGATTTCCAGAAGCAATTTGGGGATTTGAGTTTTTTACCTACACCACAGTTTTTGTATGGCTTAAAACAGGATGAGGAGACCGTCATTGAAATAGAGCCGGGTAAAACCATCATTGTGAAGCTACTATACATAGAAACTCCTGATAAACAAGGTTTTCGCTTAGTTCATTTTATGTTAAATGGCCAAGATAGAAGCGTTCGGGTGCGGGATAAAAGCGTATTGAGTGTAGAAAAACTCAATGAAAAAGCAGATGCGAACAATCCTTATCACATTGCTTCGCCATTGCAAGGAAAATTAGCCAAAATCTTGGTTCAAGTAGGGGATAAAGTAGAGAAAAACCAAGCTATATTTATCGTAGAAGCCATGAAGATGGAAACGACCGTAGTTACACCCATTTCCGGAATAGTTGCACAGCTAAAATTATCTGCTGGCAGCCTACTAACTACCGGAGACTTAGTTGCAACACTGAAAGAATAG
- a CDS encoding TraB/GumN family protein: MKDILSLLVFSLITNFIIAQNTILWSINKVNSEKVAYIIGTFHQMGNSFIDEKPLIKELLSKCELAIFESVEDKNEKIITVMLNRTDDFSYKEFLYKEDIDFLENYTKNWKVPLSKHKPGELIVKLQQEYIKESCGTIKPTDTSYHMDDYLMSIAEKQNIKVLGLETYSNQFDAINIVNGEELTWKKTKNIIHQVINNFKDDKNQKKICASAKAYMEMKFNYQFKVKCADSDGILSKRNEKWIPTIINSIEQNNSVFIAVGMLHLYGECGIISQLKKNGYEVTTLKLK, from the coding sequence ATGAAAGATATACTTAGCTTACTGGTTTTTTCTTTGATTACAAACTTTATAATCGCTCAAAATACTATTCTTTGGTCTATTAATAAAGTAAACTCTGAAAAGGTAGCATATATTATAGGGACATTCCACCAAATGGGAAATTCCTTTATTGACGAAAAACCTCTAATTAAAGAACTGCTAAGTAAATGCGAACTTGCAATTTTTGAATCCGTTGAAGATAAAAACGAAAAAATAATAACTGTAATGCTTAATAGAACAGACGATTTTTCGTATAAGGAGTTTTTGTACAAGGAGGATATTGATTTCTTGGAAAACTATACTAAAAATTGGAAAGTCCCTTTAAGCAAACATAAGCCGGGAGAACTGATTGTAAAATTGCAACAAGAATATATAAAAGAAAGTTGTGGAACAATAAAGCCAACGGACACTTCATATCATATGGATGATTACCTTATGTCAATAGCTGAAAAACAAAATATCAAAGTATTGGGTTTAGAAACCTATTCCAACCAATTTGATGCAATTAATATTGTGAATGGAGAAGAATTAACGTGGAAAAAAACCAAAAACATCATTCATCAGGTAATCAATAATTTTAAGGACGACAAAAATCAAAAGAAGATTTGCGCGTCAGCCAAAGCATATATGGAAATGAAATTTAATTACCAATTCAAAGTAAAATGCGCTGATAGTGACGGAATATTATCAAAGAGAAATGAAAAATGGATACCAACAATTATAAACTCAATAGAACAAAATAATTCTGTATTTATTGCAGTTGGAATGCTTCACTTATATGGAGAATGTGGTATTATTTCGCAATTAAAAAAAAACGGATATGAAGTAACGACCCTAAAGCTAAAATAA